One genomic segment of Bacteroidales bacterium includes these proteins:
- the holB gene encoding DNA polymerase III subunit delta': MLFREIIGQDRIKDQLIKTVKESRIAHAQLFLGPEGSGKLALALAYAQYINCENKGEKDACGTCASCRKYNKLVHPDLHFMFPVKKASESKPETSDHYIETWRNTLLENPYINPRTWYQKLDLENKQGIIPANESNRVINKLYFKSFESEYKIMIIWLPERMNRSAANKLLKLIEEPPPKTLFLMVSENSDLLLPTILSRTQKIRVPRIDDESMFNAISDHFGLEPKKAQEVVRLANGNYLEALHFIHTREEEKENFQRFVSLMRLCYSKKVVDILDWVDQNASVGRENLKIFLQYASRMVRENFMLNLKMENLVYLTEEEKTFSDNFSSFIHENNAHRIYNQFNKAYRDIQMNAHTKTILLDLSIQLMKLLRL, translated from the coding sequence ATGTTATTCAGAGAGATTATCGGGCAGGACAGGATAAAAGATCAGCTTATCAAAACGGTAAAGGAAAGCCGAATAGCTCATGCTCAACTATTCCTTGGACCGGAAGGTTCGGGTAAGCTTGCTCTGGCACTTGCTTATGCACAATATATCAACTGCGAAAACAAGGGAGAAAAGGATGCTTGCGGAACCTGTGCTTCGTGCAGAAAATATAACAAGCTGGTTCACCCCGATCTCCATTTTATGTTTCCGGTAAAAAAAGCTTCTGAATCCAAACCCGAAACTTCCGATCACTACATAGAAACATGGCGGAATACCCTTCTGGAAAACCCCTATATCAATCCCAGAACATGGTACCAAAAGCTGGATCTGGAAAATAAACAGGGCATCATTCCTGCCAATGAAAGCAACCGGGTCATTAATAAACTTTATTTCAAAAGCTTCGAATCGGAATACAAGATCATGATCATATGGCTCCCGGAACGCATGAACAGGAGTGCTGCCAACAAGCTGCTGAAACTGATCGAGGAACCACCGCCCAAAACACTTTTTCTGATGGTATCGGAAAATTCCGATCTGTTGCTTCCCACCATCCTGTCAAGAACACAAAAAATTCGTGTACCCAGAATTGATGATGAAAGCATGTTCAATGCAATCAGCGATCATTTCGGACTGGAGCCCAAAAAGGCCCAGGAAGTGGTAAGGTTGGCCAATGGCAATTACCTGGAAGCACTGCACTTTATTCATACAAGAGAAGAGGAAAAAGAAAATTTTCAGCGCTTCGTTTCGTTAATGCGTTTATGCTACAGCAAAAAAGTGGTGGATATACTGGACTGGGTGGATCAGAACGCATCAGTGGGAAGAGAAAACCTGAAAATTTTTCTGCAATATGCTTCCAGGATGGTCAGAGAAAATTTTATGTTGAATCTTAAAATGGAAAATCTCGTATACCTCACGGAAGAAGAAAAAACATTTTCAGATAATTTTTCATCATTCATCCATGAGAACAATGCACACAGAATTTATAACCAATTTAACAAAGCGTACCGGGACATTCAGATGAATGCACATACAAAAACCATATTGTTGGATCTTTCTATTCAACTGATGAAATTGTTAAGATTATAA
- a CDS encoding gliding motility lipoprotein GldH, producing MIKNSRIFLGAVLALFLIHGCNSNVIHNETKDIPGSEWNKNQILSYDFKIEDTLQPYNVYLSVRNTSKYQFRNLYLFIETTSPRGNTVRDTFECMLADDRGRWYGKGWGDVYENKIPYKEYIRFPAKGTYGMKIEQAMRRSDLKYITDIGIVIEEAKIPDREQE from the coding sequence ATGATAAAAAACAGTAGGATCTTTTTGGGAGCTGTGTTGGCTCTTTTCTTGATACATGGCTGCAATTCCAATGTAATCCACAACGAAACCAAAGACATCCCCGGTTCCGAATGGAACAAAAACCAAATATTAAGCTATGACTTTAAAATAGAGGATACCCTCCAGCCCTATAATGTATATTTGAGTGTTCGCAACACTTCCAAGTACCAGTTCAGGAACCTTTACCTTTTCATCGAAACAACATCGCCCCGGGGAAATACGGTAAGGGACACATTTGAATGTATGCTGGCCGATGATAGAGGAAGATGGTACGGGAAAGGCTGGGGAGATGTTTATGAGAATAAGATCCCCTACAAAGAATATATAAGATTCCCGGCAAAAGGCACCTACGGCATGAAAATAGAGCAGGCCATGAGAAGATCGGACTTAAAGTACATTACTGATATTGGCATTGTGATAGAAGAAGCAAAAATTCCGGACCGTGAGCAAGAATAA
- the trmB gene encoding tRNA (guanosine(46)-N7)-methyltransferase TrmB, with the protein MKAFPNVIEPEFVEVFNKDYHLKGKWHQAVFKNDNPIVLELGCGKGEYTVNLARRYPGYNFIGIDIKGARMWRGAKTAVEENIPNAVFLRTRIDFITSFFEKDEVTAIWITFPDPQPKKARKRLVSTKFLTRYQQFIRDDATIHLKTDNSNVYQYTLAIIRENKLNLRHAENDIHALNNSELEEVRKIQTFYEKQFLEENKKIKYIAFKLDKHQNLKEPQDE; encoded by the coding sequence ATGAAAGCCTTCCCGAATGTGATCGAACCGGAATTCGTGGAAGTATTTAATAAGGATTACCATTTAAAGGGAAAATGGCATCAGGCAGTCTTTAAGAATGACAATCCCATTGTTTTAGAACTTGGATGCGGAAAAGGAGAGTATACGGTTAACCTGGCCCGTCGATATCCCGGCTACAATTTCATCGGGATTGATATCAAGGGAGCCAGAATGTGGAGAGGAGCCAAAACTGCTGTGGAGGAAAATATTCCCAACGCCGTATTTCTCAGAACCAGAATAGATTTTATCACTTCCTTCTTTGAGAAGGATGAAGTTACGGCCATCTGGATAACCTTCCCCGACCCTCAGCCCAAAAAAGCCAGAAAACGCCTGGTCTCCACAAAGTTCTTAACCCGTTATCAGCAGTTTATACGGGACGATGCCACCATTCACCTCAAAACAGACAATTCCAATGTTTACCAGTATACCCTGGCCATTATCCGGGAAAATAAGCTGAATCTACGGCATGCCGAAAACGACATCCATGCTCTCAATAACAGTGAGCTGGAAGAGGTCAGAAAAATTCAAACCTTCTATGAAAAACAATTCCTGGAAGAAAATAAAAAAATCAAATACATAGCTTTCAAACTGGACAAACACCAAAATTTGAAAGAACCGCAGGATGAATGA
- a CDS encoding MGMT family protein: MNEESFFQKVYKVTKMIPEGRVTTYGAIARYLGAPGSARMVGWALNNSHAQDEFIPAHRVVNRQGLLTGKHHFPGPDVMQQLLESEGVRVKDDQVYDFHNLFWDPNKE; this comes from the coding sequence ATGAATGAAGAATCCTTCTTCCAAAAGGTATATAAAGTAACCAAAATGATCCCTGAGGGCAGGGTAACCACTTATGGAGCCATTGCGAGGTATCTGGGTGCACCCGGCTCGGCAAGGATGGTTGGGTGGGCATTGAATAACAGCCATGCACAGGATGAATTCATTCCTGCCCACAGGGTGGTCAACAGGCAAGGCCTTCTTACCGGGAAACATCACTTTCCCGGACCGGATGTAATGCAACAATTACTGGAAAGTGAAGGGGTTCGCGTAAAAGATGATCAAGTTTATGATTTTCATAACCTTTTCTGGGATCCAAATAAAGAATGA
- a CDS encoding Mrp/NBP35 family ATP-binding protein, with translation MSYSKKQILDILKKVKHPEKQQDIVSLGMVDDMEIKEDSVSFSLLFKKQNDPVISSLRKACVQAIEDELGEKVQIRGNISVKTEEQKQDKETASGEDEPVLPGVKNIIAIASGKGGVGKSTIACNTAVSMAKTGARVGLIDADIFGPSIPKMFNVEGQRPYVKKEEGIDKITPIENYGVKMLSIGFFINPEDALVWRGPMATNALQQMINQGDWGELDYLVVDLPPGTSDVHLTLVQELPVTGAVIVSTPQKVALADAIKGIRMFTQQQINVPVLGLVENMSWFTPAELPDNKYYIFGKEGCKKLAEQEGIPLLGQIPIVQSIMEDGEKGTPTALDENSQTGAAFYELGQNLINEVEKRNKNLDPTQRVQIKHK, from the coding sequence ATGAGTTACTCGAAGAAACAAATTTTAGATATACTTAAAAAGGTGAAACATCCGGAAAAACAGCAGGATATCGTTTCACTGGGCATGGTGGATGACATGGAGATCAAAGAAGACAGCGTAAGTTTCAGCCTGTTATTTAAAAAGCAAAACGACCCAGTTATCTCCTCTCTCAGGAAAGCCTGTGTACAGGCAATAGAAGATGAATTGGGTGAAAAAGTCCAGATACGGGGAAACATATCGGTTAAAACGGAGGAACAAAAACAGGACAAAGAAACAGCATCCGGGGAAGATGAACCCGTGCTTCCCGGGGTAAAAAACATCATTGCCATAGCTTCAGGTAAAGGGGGCGTAGGTAAATCCACCATCGCCTGCAATACTGCTGTGAGCATGGCTAAAACCGGCGCCAGGGTAGGTCTGATCGATGCAGATATCTTTGGCCCTTCCATACCCAAAATGTTCAATGTAGAAGGACAAAGACCTTACGTAAAAAAAGAAGAAGGGATTGATAAAATAACACCTATTGAAAATTATGGGGTTAAGATGCTTTCCATAGGATTTTTTATTAACCCGGAAGATGCATTGGTTTGGAGAGGCCCTATGGCCACGAATGCATTACAACAGATGATCAACCAAGGCGACTGGGGGGAACTTGATTATTTAGTGGTTGACCTGCCCCCGGGAACAAGCGATGTCCATTTAACGCTGGTGCAGGAATTGCCTGTAACCGGAGCCGTAATTGTGAGCACCCCTCAAAAAGTGGCATTGGCCGATGCCATTAAGGGAATACGGATGTTTACACAACAACAGATCAATGTTCCGGTGTTGGGGCTGGTAGAGAATATGTCGTGGTTCACTCCGGCAGAGTTGCCTGATAACAAATACTATATATTCGGAAAAGAAGGATGTAAAAAGCTTGCCGAACAGGAAGGAATACCCCTTCTGGGACAAATACCCATAGTGCAGAGCATCATGGAAGACGGAGAGAAAGGAACACCAACGGCTTTGGATGAAAATTCACAGACCGGTGCGGCGTTTTATGAATTGGGCCAAAACCTGATCAATGAAGTTGAAAAAAGAAATAAAAACCTTGATCCTACCCAAAGGGTGCAGATCAAACACAAATAA
- a CDS encoding NifU family protein produces MEQEKRKEIEKKISETIDKVRPYLLADGGDISLEEITDDLTVKVHLKGACGTCPFSLYTLKNGVEQALKKEIPEVKEVVAINNE; encoded by the coding sequence ATGGAACAGGAAAAAAGAAAGGAAATAGAAAAAAAGATATCCGAAACGATAGATAAAGTAAGACCTTACCTGTTAGCCGACGGGGGTGATATCTCATTGGAGGAAATCACCGACGATCTTACTGTAAAGGTTCATTTAAAGGGAGCTTGCGGTACCTGCCCTTTCAGCCTTTATACCCTTAAAAACGGAGTTGAACAGGCATTGAAAAAGGAGATACCCGAAGTAAAAGAAGTTGTTGCAATCAACAACGAGTAG
- a CDS encoding tetratricopeptide repeat protein, with amino-acid sequence MKTPIKIRVIPLLLLFLFPWLFFQCSPEKNTAITRFYHNLTSYYNILFNAKESYEEGLNRYKEGHQYDFTRTLPLFINGNETLSENIKPQMDRTIEKCSKLIRLHSISSKPKSLEDKRNLSKEEKEYYNKSEFNKYVDDAYLLMGKAYFWEMEYGTAAKLLQHASWEFKNELIQQESKIWLSRCHIEMNNFREAEKVLAGFEKEHTLSDNFATEFFATYADYHIKQDQPEDAIPHLKKAIDHADKKEKRVRYSFILAQLYEEAEKHNEAFRQYEAVIDMNPDYKMEFNARLKRATLSQITRRGGNEVKRDLENMVGNNKNEEYLDQIYYALGEIAVAENNFQQALDYYKKSIAHNTDNENQKGLSYLSVADIYFQNKKYSNAQAYYDSAVTTIESDYPGYTDLFMKTQHLTSLVDNLNTIEREDSLQKVARMEPAERNRLISQLIEKRRKSEQQKTRDQQNQLSAQRRQNTNRNRTDGAWYFYSSTAIQNGQSEFENRWGNRELKDNWRISSKTQADFEGFSDSEEQEQAQKTNQQQYSKSNKQYYVKNLPLTDSAMEASHSKIQEAYFSVGNIYMNDLNNPAKAIEAFQTLNEQYPDNPFKLTCYYNMHKLYKKQDNTSQAERYKDKILNEYPESNHAKVLNNPDYFRELENRKNEAEKLYSESLELYRNNQYGKVLDNCRKAKEQLEDSTYLARFDYLEALVIGQTRDIISFRNRLQSLVESYSETDVSGQAKDILSYLQKTELQQLNKKFAQNKPGSDDGEKSTPDTSGEDVSTAREVEDSLYTFNKDGPYYFAIIANPEKIDLDRLRFEVINFNLDYFLQKDYNTEISEFNEFYNIITVRKFEDYSTAKKYFDLLSKREERVFSEVDSNEYRYFFISVKNYLTLLDKKSIIEYINFFKERTI; translated from the coding sequence GTGAAAACACCGATAAAAATACGGGTCATTCCATTATTGCTGCTTTTTCTTTTTCCGTGGCTCTTCTTTCAGTGCAGCCCGGAAAAAAATACGGCTATTACACGCTTTTATCACAACCTCACCTCTTATTACAACATCCTGTTCAATGCCAAAGAAAGCTATGAGGAAGGATTAAACAGGTATAAAGAAGGGCACCAATATGATTTTACAAGAACGCTTCCCTTGTTCATCAACGGCAACGAAACGCTCTCGGAAAACATAAAACCCCAGATGGACCGAACAATAGAAAAATGCTCCAAATTGATCCGCTTACATTCCATCTCTTCAAAGCCCAAATCCCTTGAAGACAAAAGAAACTTAAGCAAAGAAGAAAAAGAATATTACAACAAATCGGAATTTAACAAGTACGTGGACGATGCCTACCTGTTGATGGGAAAAGCTTACTTCTGGGAGATGGAGTACGGCACAGCCGCAAAATTATTACAACATGCAAGTTGGGAATTCAAGAATGAACTTATTCAGCAGGAGTCCAAAATCTGGCTTTCCCGGTGTCATATTGAAATGAACAATTTCAGGGAAGCGGAAAAAGTACTTGCCGGTTTTGAGAAAGAACACACGCTGTCTGACAACTTCGCAACCGAATTTTTTGCTACCTATGCCGACTATCATATCAAACAGGATCAACCTGAAGATGCCATTCCCCATTTGAAAAAAGCAATTGATCATGCCGATAAAAAAGAGAAAAGAGTGAGGTATTCGTTCATACTTGCTCAGCTTTATGAGGAAGCCGAAAAACACAATGAAGCTTTCCGGCAATATGAAGCAGTGATAGACATGAATCCCGATTATAAAATGGAATTCAATGCCAGGTTAAAACGGGCCACGCTCTCGCAGATAACCAGGCGGGGCGGCAATGAAGTAAAAAGAGACCTTGAGAACATGGTGGGAAATAATAAAAATGAAGAATACCTGGATCAGATTTATTATGCTTTGGGTGAAATAGCTGTTGCAGAGAACAACTTCCAACAGGCCCTGGATTATTACAAAAAGTCAATTGCTCACAACACCGATAATGAAAATCAAAAAGGACTTTCCTACCTATCGGTCGCTGATATTTATTTCCAGAATAAGAAATATTCCAATGCTCAGGCATACTATGACAGTGCAGTAACTACCATTGAATCCGACTACCCGGGATACACCGATCTGTTTATGAAAACACAGCATCTGACAAGCCTCGTTGATAATCTGAACACCATTGAAAGGGAGGACAGCCTCCAGAAAGTGGCCAGGATGGAACCCGCTGAAAGGAACCGGCTGATAAGCCAGCTAATTGAAAAACGAAGGAAATCAGAACAACAAAAAACACGCGATCAGCAAAATCAATTAAGTGCTCAAAGAAGACAAAACACCAATCGGAACAGGACCGACGGAGCGTGGTATTTTTACAGTTCTACTGCCATACAAAACGGCCAGTCAGAATTTGAGAACAGGTGGGGCAATCGGGAATTGAAAGACAACTGGCGCATCAGCAGTAAAACCCAGGCTGATTTTGAAGGCTTTTCAGATAGTGAAGAACAAGAGCAGGCTCAAAAAACCAATCAACAGCAATACAGCAAGAGCAACAAACAATATTACGTCAAGAATCTGCCCCTGACGGATTCGGCCATGGAAGCCTCCCACAGCAAAATTCAGGAAGCTTATTTCAGCGTAGGAAATATTTACATGAATGACCTGAACAACCCAGCCAAAGCGATTGAAGCATTTCAGACACTTAATGAGCAGTATCCCGACAATCCCTTTAAACTCACCTGTTATTACAACATGCACAAACTATATAAAAAACAGGACAATACAAGCCAGGCCGAAAGATATAAAGATAAAATCCTGAATGAATATCCTGAAAGCAATCATGCAAAAGTTTTGAACAATCCCGATTATTTCAGGGAACTGGAAAACCGGAAGAATGAGGCAGAAAAGCTATATTCGGAATCTCTGGAGCTATACCGCAACAATCAATACGGAAAAGTGCTCGACAACTGCCGTAAAGCAAAAGAACAATTAGAGGACAGCACTTATCTTGCAAGATTTGATTACCTGGAAGCATTGGTTATAGGCCAGACGAGGGATATTATTTCATTCCGCAACCGGCTGCAATCGCTGGTTGAATCTTATTCAGAAACAGACGTTTCCGGTCAGGCAAAAGATATTTTATCCTATCTCCAAAAAACAGAACTGCAGCAGCTCAACAAGAAATTTGCTCAAAACAAGCCGGGCTCAGATGACGGAGAAAAATCTACGCCTGACACTTCCGGAGAGGATGTATCCACAGCACGGGAAGTGGAAGACAGCCTGTATACCTTTAACAAAGATGGGCCCTATTACTTCGCCATCATCGCAAATCCGGAAAAAATTGACCTTGACCGGCTCAGGTTTGAAGTGATTAATTTTAACCTGGATTATTTCCTTCAAAAAGACTATAACACAGAAATCAGTGAATTCAATGAATTCTACAACATCATTACGGTAAGGAAATTCGAGGACTACAGCACGGCAAAAAAATATTTCGATCTGCTTAGCAAAAGAGAAGAAAGAGTTTTTTCCGAAGTGGATTCCAACGAATACAGATATTTTTTCATTTCAGTAAAAAATTACCTTACTTTACTTGATAAAAAATCAATAATTGAATATATTAACTTCTTTAAAGAAAGAACCATTTAA
- a CDS encoding PglZ domain-containing protein, producing the protein MKSIEVLWIDDEIDLLKPQILFLEEKGYTVFTVSNADDAIEALKNKTYDIILLDEQMPGVSGLEALGRIKNNAQSTPVIMITKSEEEDIMEEAIGAKIDDYLIKPVNPKQILLTIKKHVETRKIVSQKTISKYQSNFQEITQLINQAETPDHWKTIYDKIVYWELELEGQSEGEMNEVLTMQKTEANKEFSKFIEANYFNWFSDNTQSPLLSPNLMKYKIFPLLEQGEKVCLILIDNLRYDHWKKLSPFFREYYSIDNEEMYFSILPTATQYSRNSIFAGLMPLEISEMYPKFWLNDEEEGGKNLKEKSLLKNHIDRQGLDIKFYYEKLGATKKGTKLLQNLSNLENYPLTVLIINYIDMLSHARTEIEVIKELASNEAAYRTLTQSWFTHSSLFTLIKELADKNINLIITTDHGNIQVQNPRKVIGDKKTSVNLRYKNGKNLSYNPSEVVEVNDPETIHLPKTHLSTKYIFCRNQDYFVYPNNYNYYVNYYKDTFQHGGISMEEMMIPFVNLKPKQ; encoded by the coding sequence ATGAAAAGCATTGAGGTACTATGGATTGATGATGAAATTGACTTACTAAAGCCCCAAATCCTGTTTCTGGAAGAAAAGGGTTATACGGTATTCACTGTAAGCAATGCCGATGATGCCATTGAAGCATTAAAAAACAAAACCTATGACATCATCCTTCTGGATGAACAAATGCCAGGCGTGAGCGGTTTGGAGGCACTTGGCAGGATAAAGAACAACGCCCAATCTACCCCTGTCATTATGATCACCAAAAGCGAAGAAGAAGACATTATGGAAGAAGCGATAGGGGCTAAAATTGATGATTACCTGATCAAACCTGTAAATCCGAAACAAATTCTGCTGACCATAAAAAAACATGTGGAGACCAGAAAAATCGTCTCTCAAAAAACCATATCCAAGTATCAATCCAATTTTCAGGAAATTACCCAATTGATCAATCAGGCCGAAACCCCCGACCACTGGAAAACGATCTACGATAAAATCGTTTACTGGGAGCTTGAACTGGAAGGGCAGAGCGAAGGTGAGATGAATGAGGTATTGACAATGCAGAAGACAGAGGCGAACAAAGAATTCTCAAAATTCATTGAAGCCAATTACTTCAACTGGTTTTCGGATAATACCCAAAGTCCGCTATTGTCTCCCAATTTAATGAAATATAAGATATTCCCTTTGCTTGAACAGGGTGAGAAGGTATGTTTAATATTGATTGACAACCTTCGTTATGATCACTGGAAAAAACTGAGTCCGTTTTTCAGGGAGTATTATTCGATAGATAATGAAGAGATGTATTTCAGCATACTACCCACCGCCACTCAGTATTCAAGGAATTCTATTTTTGCCGGTTTAATGCCCCTTGAAATTTCAGAGATGTATCCAAAATTCTGGTTGAATGATGAAGAAGAAGGGGGCAAAAATCTGAAGGAAAAAAGCCTGTTAAAAAACCACATCGATCGACAGGGACTGGATATTAAATTCTATTACGAAAAACTGGGAGCCACTAAAAAAGGAACAAAGCTTTTACAGAATCTCTCCAATCTTGAAAATTATCCCTTAACAGTACTCATTATCAATTATATCGATATGCTTTCCCATGCCCGCACGGAAATAGAGGTAATAAAAGAGCTCGCCAGCAATGAAGCTGCATACCGAACATTAACACAATCCTGGTTCACTCACTCTTCACTTTTTACCTTAATTAAAGAACTGGCTGATAAAAACATCAATCTGATTATCACTACTGATCACGGCAATATTCAGGTACAGAATCCAAGAAAGGTGATTGGAGATAAAAAAACCTCCGTAAACCTCAGATACAAAAATGGTAAAAATCTTTCCTATAATCCTTCGGAGGTGGTTGAAGTCAACGATCCGGAGACCATCCATCTTCCCAAAACCCACCTGTCCACAAAATATATTTTCTGCCGGAATCAGGATTATTTTGTGTATCCCAACAACTACAATTATTATGTCAATTACTACAAGGATACTTTTCAGCACGGTGGTATTTCGATGGAAGAGATGATGATTCCTTTTGTTAATTTGAAACCAAAGCAATAA
- the tsaE gene encoding tRNA (adenosine(37)-N6)-threonylcarbamoyltransferase complex ATPase subunit type 1 TsaE, producing MQTLYIKNLKSLPDVASKFLDTNKEHKIFAFFGDLGSGKTTFIKAICNELNVIDIVSSPTFSLINEYRSKEGHIIYHMDFYRINSLDEALNIGIEDYLTTNNYCFIEWPEKIESLLPNQTTYIKISEDEEKGRILNIY from the coding sequence ATGCAGACGCTATATATAAAAAATCTGAAAAGTTTACCTGATGTAGCCAGTAAGTTTCTGGATACCAATAAAGAGCATAAAATATTTGCATTCTTCGGTGACCTGGGTTCAGGAAAAACCACTTTTATTAAAGCCATTTGTAACGAACTGAATGTTATCGATATCGTAAGCAGTCCTACATTTTCCCTTATCAATGAATACAGGAGCAAAGAGGGGCACATCATTTACCACATGGATTTTTACAGGATCAATTCCCTGGATGAAGCCCTGAACATTGGAATAGAGGATTACCTGACCACAAATAATTATTGCTTTATTGAATGGCCGGAGAAAATAGAAAGCCTGTTGCCCAATCAAACCACATACATTAAAATCTCAGAGGACGAGGAAAAGGGGAGAATTCTTAATATTTATTAG